One region of Methanobacterium formicicum DSM 3637 genomic DNA includes:
- a CDS encoding B12-binding domain-containing radical SAM protein, giving the protein MKVTFINPPQTNSKYKFIGVVAPPLGISYMAAVLEENGYDVNIIDASALEMTWDDLEESLKERVPSVVAITALTPTIQQANKTAQVVKKISPETTVVMGGYHPTFNYQEVLKTDYVDVVVMGEGEYTMLELVQTLEKGGDLSQVRGIALEGQVNPPRPLITDMDSLPFPARHLLPMDHYKMLNMKTGMATMITSRGCPMQCSFCASAALHGPKLRLRSPENVVDEMDHLVRDHDVGIIAFMDDTFTLNHRMVEAICDEIHKRELEVFWGCTARVDTLSDDLLEKMREAGCITLFMGVESADQQMLDSTNKNITVEKVRHAFQLSKKHKIRTIASVVLGMPGDTKESIKRTVSFVRELNPSYAVFSLATPYPGTKFYKEAFEKNLIKVKDWSKYTLISPVLDTVDCSLEELRKLQYKAFRNFYLRPGYLLRQAWMDGPILIKTVAGVIREVI; this is encoded by the coding sequence ATGAAAGTTACATTCATAAATCCACCTCAAACCAATTCCAAATATAAATTTATTGGAGTAGTGGCTCCACCACTGGGAATATCTTACATGGCAGCGGTTTTAGAAGAAAATGGTTATGATGTGAATATCATTGATGCTTCGGCCCTGGAAATGACATGGGATGATCTGGAAGAATCGTTAAAAGAACGTGTCCCCAGTGTGGTGGCCATCACTGCCCTCACACCAACCATCCAGCAGGCCAATAAAACTGCTCAGGTAGTGAAAAAGATCTCCCCTGAGACCACAGTGGTTATGGGAGGATACCATCCCACCTTCAACTACCAGGAGGTCTTGAAAACTGATTATGTGGATGTGGTGGTAATGGGTGAAGGGGAATACACCATGCTGGAACTGGTACAGACCCTGGAAAAAGGAGGAGACTTATCCCAAGTCAGAGGAATAGCACTGGAAGGTCAGGTGAACCCTCCAAGACCCCTTATAACTGATATGGATTCATTACCCTTCCCGGCCAGGCATCTACTTCCCATGGATCATTACAAGATGCTTAACATGAAAACTGGCATGGCTACCATGATCACCAGCCGTGGTTGTCCAATGCAATGTTCCTTCTGTGCATCTGCCGCCCTGCACGGGCCTAAATTACGACTGCGCTCACCAGAAAATGTGGTGGATGAGATGGACCACCTGGTACGTGATCACGACGTGGGGATCATTGCCTTCATGGATGATACTTTCACCCTGAATCACCGCATGGTGGAGGCAATCTGTGATGAGATACACAAAAGAGAACTTGAAGTATTCTGGGGATGCACAGCCCGTGTGGATACATTATCTGATGATTTACTGGAGAAGATGAGGGAAGCAGGTTGCATAACCCTCTTTATGGGAGTGGAATCTGCTGATCAGCAGATGTTAGATTCTACCAATAAGAACATAACCGTTGAAAAGGTACGCCATGCTTTCCAGTTATCCAAAAAGCATAAAATCCGAACCATAGCATCCGTGGTTCTGGGAATGCCCGGAGACACCAAAGAAAGCATAAAAAGGACAGTTAGCTTTGTAAGGGAACTGAACCCCTCCTACGCAGTTTTCAGCCTGGCCACACCCTACCCCGGGACTAAATTTTACAAAGAAGCTTTTGAAAAGAACCTTATAAAAGTGAAGGACTGGTCCAAATACACCCTGATCTCACCGGTCCTGGATACTGTGGATTGTTCCCTGGAAGAACTCCGTAAGTTGCAGTACAAGGCCTTCAGGAACTTCTATCTCCGGCCGGGTTACTTACTCAGACAGGCATGGATGGATGGACCAATACTCATCAAGACTGTTGCTGGGGTTATAAGAGAAGTTATTTAA
- a CDS encoding alanine--glyoxylate aminotransferase family protein, which translates to MDETLLMIPGPTRVAPRVLKAMSENIVNHRSALFGEILTETNQMMSEVFQTENQSYLITGSGTAAMEAALANTISKGDRVLNIVGGKFGQRFMQITETHKGIPVQLEVEWGHGVNPDDVRYILEEEEDIKAVTIVHNETSTGVANPIDEVGKIMQDYDALYIVDTVSSLGGDDVFVDGYGIDICVTGSQKCLAAPPGIAAVTFSDDAWDVVDKTDNQTYYLNMKKYRKSGAATPPETPYTPAVSLIYAMQEALKVIMEEGLENRVKRHKLAAEATRNGVTALGLELFAQKEVASTTVTSIKMPEGITDKELRGTMRERYRIELAGGQDHLKGNVFRIGHMGNITHREIISTIAALEMTMQGLGLDVEIGEGVAAVADTYLAH; encoded by the coding sequence ATGGATGAAACTTTACTGATGATTCCCGGACCCACCCGTGTGGCACCCAGGGTCCTGAAGGCCATGTCAGAAAACATTGTTAACCACAGAAGCGCCCTTTTCGGTGAAATACTCACTGAAACTAACCAGATGATGTCTGAAGTATTTCAGACTGAAAATCAATCTTACCTTATCACTGGCTCCGGAACCGCAGCCATGGAGGCCGCCCTGGCCAACACCATCAGCAAGGGCGACCGTGTTTTAAACATTGTTGGGGGCAAATTCGGACAGAGATTCATGCAGATCACCGAAACCCACAAAGGTATTCCAGTGCAATTGGAAGTGGAATGGGGACACGGTGTGAACCCTGATGATGTGCGTTACATCCTGGAAGAGGAAGAAGATATTAAAGCAGTGACTATAGTGCATAACGAAACATCCACCGGTGTGGCCAATCCCATAGATGAAGTGGGTAAAATAATGCAGGACTACGATGCCCTGTACATTGTGGACACCGTATCATCCCTAGGTGGGGATGATGTGTTCGTGGATGGATATGGAATTGATATCTGTGTCACTGGATCCCAGAAGTGCCTGGCTGCACCTCCAGGTATTGCTGCAGTAACCTTCAGTGATGATGCATGGGATGTGGTGGATAAAACTGATAATCAGACTTACTACCTTAACATGAAAAAGTACAGGAAGAGTGGAGCAGCAACACCCCCTGAAACACCTTACACTCCTGCAGTATCACTGATCTATGCCATGCAGGAAGCTCTAAAGGTGATCATGGAGGAAGGTCTGGAAAACAGAGTTAAAAGACATAAACTCGCAGCTGAGGCCACCAGAAATGGTGTTACTGCCCTGGGACTCGAATTATTCGCCCAGAAAGAAGTTGCCAGTACCACTGTAACCTCAATCAAGATGCCAGAAGGAATAACCGACAAGGAACTTCGTGGCACCATGAGAGAACGCTACCGGATTGAACTGGCCGGAGGCCAGGACCACCTTAAAGGTAACGTATTCCGTATTGGTCACATGGGTAACATAACCCACCGTGAGATAATCAGCACCATTGCTGCCCTGGAAATGACCATGCAGGGACTGGGACTTGATGTTGAAATTGGAGAGGGTGTGGCTGCCGTGGCAGACACTTACCTGGCACATTAA
- a CDS encoding 6-hydroxymethylpterin diphosphokinase MptE-like protein, protein MELTLWMQWYQLILEDLGFKKEDDELSAETLNNIIDDYGVITPQDIDIKDKVIVFGAGPSLKPNLADLKHVDLDEFTLIAADGATTALLEEDIMPDIIVTDLDGRMNDIINANQKGSLLVVHAHGNNREQVEKYTPQLVNVLGTTQSRPLANVYNFGGFTDGDRCVFLAIALGARFIVLSGMDFGKTVTHYSRPDQEDGPADQVKVKKLKWAKKLVEWAANNSDTEFLNISSGEQVKGVLNVNYEYLNRI, encoded by the coding sequence ATGGAACTGACCCTATGGATGCAATGGTACCAACTCATCCTGGAAGACCTCGGCTTCAAAAAAGAGGATGATGAACTCTCTGCAGAAACATTGAACAATATAATAGATGATTATGGAGTCATAACGCCACAAGACATTGATATTAAGGATAAAGTCATTGTTTTCGGAGCAGGTCCTTCTCTAAAGCCCAACCTGGCTGATTTGAAACATGTGGATCTGGATGAATTCACCCTCATAGCTGCGGATGGGGCAACCACAGCTCTTTTAGAGGAAGACATAATGCCAGATATCATTGTCACGGACCTGGATGGGCGAATGAATGATATAATAAATGCCAACCAGAAAGGTTCGCTGCTGGTGGTCCATGCCCATGGTAACAACAGGGAACAGGTAGAAAAATACACACCACAACTGGTAAATGTTTTAGGAACCACCCAGAGTCGACCACTTGCCAATGTTTACAACTTTGGAGGTTTCACAGATGGAGATCGTTGTGTTTTCCTGGCCATAGCTCTGGGAGCAAGGTTCATAGTTTTATCTGGTATGGATTTTGGGAAAACAGTCACCCATTACTCACGACCTGATCAGGAGGATGGTCCTGCAGACCAGGTGAAGGTGAAAAAACTTAAATGGGCCAAAAAACTGGTGGAATGGGCTGCTAATAATTCTGATACTGAGTTTTTGAATATTTCCAGTGGGGAACAAGTTAAAGGTGTGTTGAATGTGAATTATGAGTATTTAAACAGGATTTAA
- a CDS encoding ORC1-type DNA replication protein: MPSRVEDILMGEETLFKNITAFNPDYIPENYLHRESQMEALALCLRPALKGGKPVNSVVLGSPATGKTTAIHKIFEMVEGRSEKLVCAYVNCQLYNTRFNIFSQIYQHIFGHIPPETGVPFSRIYGEIMKKLANEGKSLVVALDDINHLFYSKNANQILYDILRAHEVFPGVRTGVFAIISDIEFRYMLDKNVGSVFIPQEIVFDPYTFQEIKDILNDRVKVGFYPSVLSDDLLDEITEATLSTGDLRVGIDLLRTSGNFAEADASRTIQKQHLEQAMQDFDSHHLQDTINKLSGDEKNLLRLIIKVDDDMTAGGLFNLLKGEVPPEGKESDSKRNSISYASFDRALKKLEFVRLIDTRFTGKGVRGNSRLVILRFDSEEIEKVLD, encoded by the coding sequence ATGCCAAGTCGTGTAGAAGATATTTTAATGGGGGAGGAAACTCTTTTCAAGAATATAACTGCTTTTAATCCAGATTACATTCCTGAAAATTATTTGCATCGTGAATCACAAATGGAAGCTCTGGCTTTATGTCTTAGACCTGCATTAAAAGGGGGTAAACCGGTTAACAGTGTGGTTTTAGGGTCTCCGGCCACCGGTAAAACCACAGCCATCCACAAAATATTTGAAATGGTGGAGGGACGGTCCGAGAAGCTGGTCTGTGCCTATGTTAACTGCCAGCTTTATAACACCCGTTTTAATATTTTTTCCCAGATATACCAGCACATCTTCGGTCACATCCCTCCGGAAACTGGTGTCCCCTTTTCACGTATCTACGGGGAGATAATGAAAAAACTGGCCAACGAAGGAAAATCACTGGTCGTTGCACTGGATGACATCAATCATCTTTTTTACAGTAAAAACGCCAATCAAATACTTTATGATATATTACGGGCTCATGAAGTGTTTCCAGGGGTTAGAACTGGAGTATTTGCCATAATATCTGACATAGAATTCCGTTACATGCTGGATAAAAATGTAGGTTCTGTTTTCATCCCCCAGGAAATAGTATTTGACCCTTACACCTTCCAGGAGATCAAGGATATACTAAATGACCGGGTTAAGGTTGGTTTTTATCCTTCAGTTTTATCTGATGATCTACTGGATGAAATCACCGAGGCCACCCTTTCTACCGGGGATCTGAGGGTGGGAATAGATCTTCTGCGCACCAGTGGAAATTTTGCAGAAGCCGATGCCTCCAGAACCATACAAAAACAGCATCTGGAACAGGCAATGCAGGACTTTGACTCCCACCATCTTCAGGACACTATAAACAAATTGTCAGGGGATGAAAAAAACCTTTTAAGGTTAATAATTAAGGTGGATGATGATATGACAGCAGGAGGTCTTTTTAATCTCCTTAAAGGAGAAGTTCCTCCTGAAGGAAAAGAATCAGATTCCAAAAGAAATTCAATTAGTTATGCTTCATTTGACCGGGCACTTAAGAAACTGGAATTTGTGAGGTTAATTGATACTAGATTCACTGGAAAGGGAGTTAGAGGTAATTCCCGATTGGTAATACTTCGTTTCGATTCTGAGGAAATAGAAAAAGTTTTGGATTGA
- a CDS encoding DUF4012 domain-containing protein has protein sequence MSKKLIALIILIIAACCAAVIVSHYYSQGKEKFEGNYSVLLLCVDTSEQRPGLGAIDMAFVVNVNQGKVINMTPIYPGGMAHPTLTPTADMQRYGITKYYLHDSLWNSNVESGAKIAQETVEYNTGLKTDLVVIVTPESLDAIIKAIGPIYVEGQGNVTGNAVNFLRDEQSAGGMSRGSAVKSLMDGIKDAAENKSNRKALIETVSIQYSQGHIYVFPSDVFQQFVAYEGINNLF, from the coding sequence CCCATTACTATTCCCAGGGAAAGGAAAAATTTGAAGGTAATTACAGTGTACTACTTCTATGTGTAGACACATCCGAACAAAGACCGGGTCTTGGTGCAATTGATATGGCATTTGTGGTGAATGTTAACCAGGGAAAAGTGATTAATATGACTCCAATTTACCCTGGAGGTATGGCACATCCCACTTTAACCCCCACTGCAGACATGCAACGTTATGGTATAACTAAATATTACCTGCACGATTCTTTATGGAATTCCAATGTGGAATCTGGGGCAAAAATAGCTCAGGAAACCGTTGAGTACAACACCGGCCTAAAAACCGATCTAGTGGTCATTGTGACTCCAGAGTCCCTGGATGCCATTATAAAGGCCATTGGCCCCATATACGTGGAGGGCCAGGGAAATGTAACTGGTAATGCTGTAAACTTTTTAAGGGATGAACAGAGTGCAGGTGGCATGTCTCGAGGTAGTGCTGTAAAATCTCTTATGGATGGTATTAAAGATGCCGCGGAAAATAAAAGCAACCGAAAGGCACTAATTGAAACTGTGTCCATTCAGTACTCTCAGGGCCATATTTACGTGTTTCCTTCTGATGTTTTCCAGCAATTCGTGGCTTACGAAGGAATAAACAATCTATTTTAA